The uncultured Campylobacter sp. DNA segment CGCGGCTTTTTCTTTTGCTGGCGCAGCCGCGCGAGAAGGCGCGACTGGTTCTGAAAACTGGATCGCCGAGTAAAACTCCTCAAGCGCGGAGATAAGGACTTCTTTGCTAAAAGGGATTTTTAGATGCGGCGAGTGCTCGGCTATCACGAAAACGGGCTTTTTGGATTCTATCTTTTTATCCGCCACGATAAAATCGCAATCTTTTTTAGGCGAGATAAAATCTCTCAAAAATAACCTTAGCGACTCCCCCAGCAAAATGCAGTCGCACTCAAGCGAAATTTTCACAAATTCTCCTTTCCGCCTTGATTTAGGCCGGATTTTAACAAATTTATACGAAAATTTAAATTAAGAAAAAATTTGCCCGGCTGGGCTAAAAAAATTTGCAAATTTGACGATATAGAAGCTAGCAAACATTTAAAGGAGAAAATATGGAAATTTTCAAAGCGGCAAGCCAGCCGATGGCAAACGCGGCTACAAGCTCGCATGCGCAAAGCTCTACTCAAACTAGAGAGGTCGAGCAAACTCACATCCAGCATGACGCTACGCGTAATTTAACCGAGCAAAATAACGAAACGCTAAGCAAAGAAGTAAAAGAAGCTACTGAAAAACTAAATAAACAAATGGAAGATCTAGGCACCAGCATACGCTTTGGCTATAACGATAAAATAGGCGCGATGTACGTAAACGTAATGGAGATGAAAACGGGCGAAGTTATTCGCAAGATCCCGACCGAGCAGGCGATGAAGCTAAGCGAGTATTTCAAAGAAGCCGTCGGCGTATTATTTGACAAGGAGAGCTAAAATGGCGCTAGGTAAAGTTTCTTCACTCGGCTTTGGAAGCCAAGTTCTAACTCAAGACGTTATAGATAAGCTAAAAGCCGCCGACGAAGCGGGTCAGATAAAACCCGTAACCTCTAAAATCACGGCAAATGCAACAAAGCAAAAGGATCTAACCGCTCTAAAAACGCTCATCGGCACCTTTCGCTCCTCAGTTTCAACTCTAGCAGACGATAGCTCGTATCAAAAAAGAACCACTACCGCAGACGGCAAAAGCGCGGAGGTAACCGCAAGCGCGGGCGTAGCGGTACAAGATATTGAAATAGACGTAAGGCAACTAGCAAAAAAAGACGTTTATCAAAGCACAAAATTTGCCACCTCAAGCTCATTTATCGGCAAAAACGGGACATTTGGCATAAAAGTCGGAGGCACGACGCATAAAATAGAAGTAAGAAGCTCTACTACGCTTGAAGAGCTAGCCGATAAGATAAACGAGGTCACAAACGGCGCCGTTTCAGCAAAAGCGATGAAAGTAGGCGGCGAAGATCCGTATCAGCTTATACTGCAATCAAAAGAAACGGGCGCTGAAAACAAGATTGAAATCACCGACGTAGATAGCGACGGATCAGCTCTAAGCGGCGCATCGGACGTCTTGCAAAAGCTCGGCTGGGACAGCGCAAATATCGCTAGCAATAAAATTTCGACCGCGCAAGATGCCGAGTTCGTCTACAACGGTATCACGATAAAACGAAGCGGCAACGAGGTAAAAGATTTAAATTTAGGAATGACGATAAAGCTAAAAGATACGGGCAAAACGACCTTTAGCATCAAAGAGGACGCAAGCGCCATAAAAGAGAGCATGCAAAGTCTAGTTACGGCGTACAATAATCTTACCAACAACCTAAAAGTCGCCACCGACTACGATAGCGATACGAAAAAATCGGGTACTTTTCAAGGCGTGAGCGAGATAACTGGCATAAAATCGACGCTAAATAAAATTTTATTCGCCAATCAAACCTACACCGATAAAAACGGCGTAACTAAAACCGCAAATTTAGCCGACTACGGGCTAAGCTTAAATAAAGAGGGCTTGCTGGAGCTTGATAGCTCAAAACTGGGTAGAAAGTTAGACGAGGATTTGCAAAGCGTGCAAAAGATATTCGCAGGAGGTACGACCTACGGCACGGCTCAGGCCTTTAGCTCTAAAGCCGTAGACGCCGGCTCGCTAACTATCGCAAACGAAGATCTAGTCATAAACGGCAAAAAGATAAATTTACCGGCTACTGCGGCTACGAATACCTCAAAGCAAAATGCGCTAGCTCTGCTAAAAGCCATAAACGACGCAGGTATCGCGGGCGTACAAGCCACCATAGCCTCAAGCGAAGACAAAATAACGCTAAAAACCACAAACGGTACGGCAATAAGCATAAAAGGCTCGCCCGCCACGCTAAACGCGGTAGGCCTAAGCGAATCTACGATAACGCCTAAAAGCACGACCGTAAACGGTATCTTTTCCTCGGCGAAAAAGACTGTAGACGGGCTAATCAACTCAAAAAACGGCTCTTTAACCAAATACGGACAAAGCCTGATCGAGGAGAAAAAAACGCTCGATGCCGAAAAAGAAAGGACGCAAAAGTCGCTAGACGCGAAGTACGCCACGATGGAAGAGCGATTTTTAGCATACGATAAGATCATCAGCAAGCTAAATAGCGAATTTTCGTCGCTAAAATCGATGATCGAAGCCGAATATAATAAAAAATAAAGGTAAATTTATGCAATACAACACTGCACACGCTGCGTATTCGCAAAATGCCGTAGGCGGCATCGAGTCGCCTACCAAGCTCATCGAGATGCTTTACGAGGGCGTTTTGAGATTTGTCTTTAGAGCCAAAAAAGCGATGCAAGAAAACGACGTGGAGAAAAAGGTATATTTTATAAACCGCACAAACGCGATCTTCGTCGAACTTCTAAACTCGCTAGACTACGACCAAGGCAACATCGCGCACTACCTAAGCGGCCTTTATACCAGGCAGATCCAGCTACTAGCCATGGCAAATATAAACAACGACGAACAAAGCCTAAACGAGGTCGTAAGCGTCACAAAGCAGCTACTAGAAGCTTGGAAAGAAACGACCGGACAAGCCGATGTGGCTGGATGAGCTAAAAATCGCCGTCGCTAACGATGACGCGGAAGCTATCGCGGCACTAGCAAACGAGACGCCTGGTAAATTTGACAGCCTAGAGGATGCCCTGCAAGCCAAAGAACTCCTGGGCGCAGCGATAAATTTGATCCAAGAAAATAAAGCAAAGCTAGGCAAAGAGCTAGAAAAGCTAAAAAACGTAAAAAAATATATGGCGTCGTAAATAATTTCTTAAATTTACGGCGCTTTTTAAACCTCTCTCTCAAATTTATCCGCACAAAGGCAAAAATGACGAAAAACGATATAAAAGACGCTTTGCAAAACAAGCTAGGCACGGAGATAGCAAGCGGTTTTAGAGTGCTAAAAGAGCGCGAGCTAGCCCGATTTAACGACGAAGCGCGGTTTGATTTCGAGGGCGAGAGCGAGATACTGCGCGAGTTTTATATATTTGCCGATACGGTTGCGGGCGACTTGTGGCTTACAAGCTTAAAAGACGGCAAAGTCGCCCTTTACGATCATGACGACGGCGATCTTTGCTCGGCAAATTTGATTAAATTTGATCTAGATATCCCAGGCTGGCTTGAGATCGCCCAGACGTTTAAAAAATTTGAAACTATAGACAAACCAAACGCCGAACAAACCGCCAAATTTAAACAAGCCGTAAGCGCCGTTTGCCCCCAAATTTTAGAGATTTGGGATATTTAAAACCGCAAATGCGCGGCCGTTTAATGCGGTCAAATTTAAATAAATCTTACAAATTTTGACACCGCTAGATCCGAGCAAATTTGAAGTCTACCCAAAACACTCGCCTAACGCCGATGCTTCTACCTTTTGCCCGTACGGCTTTTGCGGCCCGGATAAAAATCCTAAATTCTAAAAACCGCCAAAATTCAAAACATCAAGCGTTAAATTTAGCGCGACGCTTTGCATTTTTATACAAACGACAAAAACTCGCAGATAAAATTTAAATTTACCAAGCGTTTCGGTTTTGGAAACTCGGCTAAATTTTACGGTGTCAGAACAAAAACTTCCACGCCGTTTTCCGTAAATTTAGCCTGTTAAATTTATGCCTTGAGCCGATAAAAATTTACGCGTAAATTTAAAAAACTAGCCGAAGCTAAATTTACGCCGTTTAATTTATCGCGCGTCGCCAAATCTCGCGAAAATATCGGCCAAAGCCGCAAATTTACGGGCGAATTTTAGATTATTTGCAAGTTTTACGCGCGTCGTCGCCGAAATCAAAAAACCGAAAGTAGAAAAAGAAGTAAAAGGCAAGGCATGGCGATAAGCCGAGTTCTGTCGTGAGTGATTATTTATCTACTCCAAATTTTACAATTTGGCTCTAGCGAAGGGTTTAACATAAGACTCAAAACCATCCCTTCTTGCTGCGAGTTGGGTTTATATAGCCGCCGCGCTTGCACGCCGCGCTGGTGGGCTCTTACCCCGCCGTTTCACCTTTACCGCCGAAGCGGCAGTCTGCTTTCTGTTACACTGTCCCTTGGGTCGCCCCAGCCATCCGTTAGATGGAACTCCGTCTTATTGCAGCTCGGACTTTCCTCTTTTGCCTACGCAAAAGCAATCACTTGCCATACCTTGGGCGCGATTATAACTTTTTCGGGTTTAAGGATAGCTTGGGCTAGATTTTACGACTTTTGATACGCGTAAAAATACGCGTATATCGAAGTTTCACAAGCACGTAAATTTAACGATCTCGCGTCAAATTTGCGCTTTTCATAGACGAGATTAAGCCTTCTTTAAAAACTCCGTCTTTAGCACGATGACGCCCATTTTATCGATCTTGCCTTCGATTTCTTTGTCGTCGTCCGTGAGCTTGATGTTTTTTACCATGGTTCCGCGCTTTAGCGTCGCGCCAGCGCCTTTTACTTTTAGGTCTTTGATGAGAGTTACGTTATCTCCCGCGTTTAGTTCGGTTCCGTTTGCGTCTTTTGGCATATTTTCTCCTTTAAATTTAGCGCCCATTTTACTAAAAAATCATCAAAAAATAAAGCCCGGCGCGCTAAATTTAAACACGGATAGTAAATTTTGCCGTCATAAAATAAACTAGTCTCGTTGCCGAGCAGCTCAAAAGCCAGCCGTGAGCTAAAGCAAAGCTAAATTTAACTCCGCGCATCAGGCTAAGCCGCGATCTCTATCTACCCTCTTGTTTATTTAAATTTACCAAGCCAAATTAGCCTCGCGCGCCCTTTGCGCAGGTTACGTTAAACGCAAATTCCCGCGATTTCATCTACTCTCCCGCAT contains these protein-coding regions:
- a CDS encoding FlaG family protein, with the translated sequence MEIFKAASQPMANAATSSHAQSSTQTREVEQTHIQHDATRNLTEQNNETLSKEVKEATEKLNKQMEDLGTSIRFGYNDKIGAMYVNVMEMKTGEVIRKIPTEQAMKLSEYFKEAVGVLFDKES
- the fliD gene encoding flagellar filament capping protein FliD, yielding MALGKVSSLGFGSQVLTQDVIDKLKAADEAGQIKPVTSKITANATKQKDLTALKTLIGTFRSSVSTLADDSSYQKRTTTADGKSAEVTASAGVAVQDIEIDVRQLAKKDVYQSTKFATSSSFIGKNGTFGIKVGGTTHKIEVRSSTTLEELADKINEVTNGAVSAKAMKVGGEDPYQLILQSKETGAENKIEITDVDSDGSALSGASDVLQKLGWDSANIASNKISTAQDAEFVYNGITIKRSGNEVKDLNLGMTIKLKDTGKTTFSIKEDASAIKESMQSLVTAYNNLTNNLKVATDYDSDTKKSGTFQGVSEITGIKSTLNKILFANQTYTDKNGVTKTANLADYGLSLNKEGLLELDSSKLGRKLDEDLQSVQKIFAGGTTYGTAQAFSSKAVDAGSLTIANEDLVINGKKINLPATAATNTSKQNALALLKAINDAGIAGVQATIASSEDKITLKTTNGTAISIKGSPATLNAVGLSESTITPKSTTVNGIFSSAKKTVDGLINSKNGSLTKYGQSLIEEKKTLDAEKERTQKSLDAKYATMEERFLAYDKIISKLNSEFSSLKSMIEAEYNKK
- a CDS encoding alkylphosphonate utilization protein; protein product: MPKDANGTELNAGDNVTLIKDLKVKGAGATLKRGTMVKNIKLTDDDKEIEGKIDKMGVIVLKTEFLKKA
- the fliS gene encoding flagellar export chaperone FliS, giving the protein MQYNTAHAAYSQNAVGGIESPTKLIEMLYEGVLRFVFRAKKAMQENDVEKKVYFINRTNAIFVELLNSLDYDQGNIAHYLSGLYTRQIQLLAMANINNDEQSLNEVVSVTKQLLEAWKETTGQADVAG